One Xenopus tropicalis strain Nigerian chromosome 8, UCB_Xtro_10.0, whole genome shotgun sequence genomic window carries:
- the arhgef3.1 gene encoding Rho guanine nucleotide exchange factor (GEF) 3, gene 1 (The RefSeq protein has 4 substitutions, 1 non-frameshifting indel compared to this genomic sequence), producing the protein MATGGSIVRGVTAPRGCAMDESEGPEEKEETESWIPVQRERSYTSGSLSESSGLKRRKQVEPPPGQVAEEKEPSSKRVKPVSKTLSASGAPPPAKVTPLKKLSLSIQKSIGCKSESRLFSFPPRTRSREPGGGAKRRSSKLWRETFDSAGEELSAREIKRQEVIFELMQGEHTLIEDLNLVRKNYYEPMLKLEILSREELEQIFGILDSLAPLHQDLLERLLKLRLEDGTLEVIGPTMLEWLPCLHAYKTYCCNQVAAKSLLDHKRRCAAVQNFLRLCQESAFSRKLDVWSFLDLPRSRLVKYPLLLKELLKHTGPEHPDYTPLGEAVCMIQTIVSLINSKTGEAECEYYRRRLTYLYESQEEGAVTSSRLLHCHGELKNNKGQRLQVFLFEAALVLTRPITQNHQLQFQVYRQPIPLQELVLEDLPDGEVRVGGSIRGAFTPATERAKNFFRVSFQDRSRGQSHTLQANDSFNKQQWVSCIRQAKAANQRGSTSPGGPPEPPCTLVDISDLSLSSIEDCEKMEDG; encoded by the exons ATGGCAACAGGGGGTTCCATTGTTAGGGGGGTCACTGCCCCAAGAGGCTGCGCCATGGACGAGTCTGAGGGACCCGAAGAGAAGGAGGAGACTGAATCATG GATCCCTGTGCAGAGGGAGCGATCCTACACCTCGGGGTCCCTGTCTGAGAGCTCTGGG CTGAAGAGGAGGAAGCAGGTGGAGCCCCCCCCAGGCCAGGTGGCAGAGGAGAAG GAGCCCAGCAGCAAGAGGGTTAAACCTGTCTCCAAAACACTGTCTGCATCTGTGGCCCCGCCCCCGGCTAAAGTCACGCCCCTAAAGAAACTCAGCCTGTCCATCcag AAATCCATTGGCTGCAAGAGTGAGAGCCGCCTGTTCAGCTTCCCTCCCCGAACCCGCAGCCGGGAGCCTGGGGGCGGGGCCAAGAGGCGGAGCAGCAAGCTGTGGCGGGAAACCTTCGACAGCGCAGGGGAGGAGCTATCAGCGCGGGAAATCAAACGGCAGGAG GTGATCTTCGAGCTGATGCAGGGGGAGCACACACTCATAGAGGATCTCAACTTGGTCAGAAAG AATTACTATGAGCCAATGTTAAAGCTGGAGATCTTATCCCGGGAGGAGCTGGAGCAGATCTTTGGGATCCTGGACTCGCTGGCCCCCCTGCACCAAG ATCTCCTGGAGCGGCTCCTGAAGTTGAGGCGGGAGGATGGTACGTTGGAGGTAATTGGGCCGACCATGTTGGACTGG CTGCCCTGTCTCCATGCCTACAAGACCTACTGCTGCAACCAAGTGGCCGCTAAGTCCCTGCTGGACCACAAGAGGCGCTGTGCCGCCGTCCAGAACTTCCTGCGCTTGTGCCAGGAGTCGGCCTTTAGCCGCAAGTTGGACGTCTGGAGCTTCCTGGATCTGCCCCGGAGCCGCCTCGTCAAGTACCCCCTTCTGCTCAAAGAGCTGCTCAAGCACACGGGCCCAGAACATCCTGACTATACACCGCTGGGGGAGGCT GTGTGTATGATCCAAACCATCGTTAGCCTAATTAACAGCAAGACGGGGGAGGCTGAGTGTGAGTACTACCGGCGGAGGCTGACCTACCTGTACGAGAGCCAAGAGGAAGGGGCGGTGACTTCCTCCCGACTCCTGCACTGCCATGGGGAGCTCAAGAACAACAAGGGCCAG AGGCTCCAGGTGTTCCTGTTTGAGGCGGCCCTGGTCCTGACTCGGCCAATCACGCAGAACCATCAGCTGCAGTTCCAGGTGTATCGCCAGCCCATCCCCCTGCAGGAACTGGTTCTGGAGGACTTGCCCGATGGAGAAGTGCGAGTGGGGGGCTCCATACGAGGGGCTTTCACACCTGCTACAGAACGGG CCAAGAACTTCTTCCGGGTGAGTTTCCAGGACCGGTCCCGGGGCCAATCCCACACCCTGCAGGCCAACGACTCCTTCAATAAGCAGCAGTGGGTCAGCTGCATCCGCCAGGCCAAGGCGGCCAATCAGGGGGGCCCCCCGGAACCCCCCTGCACCCTGGTGGACATCTCTGATCTGAGCCTGAGCTCCATTGAGGACTGTGAGAAAATGGAGGATGGGTAA
- the ccdc115 gene encoding coiled-coil domain-containing protein 115: MGSDTEVALLCGRLDALTLRLMEELESLRDKREALNQHIEQGWLCLSQARYSMGNKRVGSLHYRPDMAPLTLVQSRAAEEEGHTQFHIKRQEAESQNVEEIGSLDQPGLRHRRGPTDPPKPPRGHTESPGQDPLRWFGVLVPQSLRQAQSTFREGILLAAEVASLQSSVDTTQREWRLLLAEKQQLLAQRYSGAEPGLAH; this comes from the exons ATGGGGTCGGACACGGAGGTGGCGCTGCTGTGCGGGCGGCTGGATGCGCTAACACTGCGCCTGATGGAGGAGCTGGAGAGTCTGCGGGACAAGCGGGAAGCGCTCAACCAACACATTGAGCag GGCTGGCTGTGCCTCTCCCAGGCCCGATACTCTATGGGGAACAAGCGTGTGGGCTCCCTGCACTACCGACCCGACATGGCGCCCCTCACCCTGGTACAGAGCCG CGCTGCAGAGGAGGAGGGACACACCCAGTTCCATATAAAGCGCCAGGAGGCGGAGTCTCAGAATGTGGAGGAAATCGGCTCATTGGATCAGCCAG GGCTGAGGCACCGCAGGGGCCCCACTGACCCCCCAAAGCCTCCCAGGGGCCACACGGAGAGCCCGGGGCAGGACCCGCTGCGCTGGTTCGGGGTGTTGGTACCGCAGAGTCTGCGCCAGGCCCAGAGCACATTCCGAGAGG GAATCCTATTGGCTGCTGAAGTGGCCTCATTGCAGAGCAGCGTCGATACGACCCAGAGAGAGTGGCGCCTCCTACTGGCTGAGAAACAGCAGCTGTTGGCTCAGAGATACTCAGGGGCGGAGCCAGGCCTGgcacactga
- the LOC116406687 gene encoding uncharacterized protein LOC116406687, with amino-acid sequence MPRPFPLAAGAERSLIIISMPRPFPSHWLLGQRDPSLLYQCPFPSHWLLGQRDPSLLYQCPAPSLRLLGQRSVIILSMPRPFPSHWLLGQSDPSLLYQCPAPSHWLLGQRDPSLLYQCPAPSLPIGYWGREIPHYSINAPPLPIGCWGREIRHYYINAPPLPIGCWGREIPHYYINAPSLPIGCWGREIRHYYINAPPLPIGCWGREIRHYSINAPPLPFPLAAGAERSLIILSMPRPFPLAAGAERSVIIISMPRPFPLAAGAERSLIIISMPRPFPLAAGAERSVIIISMPLPFPLAAGAERSVIIISMPRPFPSHWLLGQRDPSLLYQCPAPSLWLLGQRDPSLLY; translated from the coding sequence ATGCCCCGccccttcccattggctgctggggcagaGAGATCCCTCATTATTATATCAATGCCCCGCCCCTtcccttcccattggctgctggggcagaGAGATCCCTCATTATTATATCaatgccccttcccttcccattggctgctggggcagaGAGATCCGTCATTATTATATCAATGCCCCGCCCCTTCCCTTCGGCTGCTGGGGCAGAGATCCGTCATTATTCTATCAATGCCCCGCCCCTtcccttcccattggctgctggggcagaGCGATCCCTCATTATTATATCAATGCCCCGccccttcccattggctgctggggcagaGAGATCCCTCATTATTATATCAATGCCCCGCCCCTTCCCTTCCCATTGGCTACTGGGGCAGAGAGATCCCTCATTATTCTATCAATGCCCCGccccttcccattggctgctggggcagaGAGATCCGTCATTATTATATCAATGCCCCGccccttcccattggctgctggggcagaGAGATCCCTCATTATTATATCaatgccccttcccttcccattggctgctggggcagaGAGATCCGTCATTATTATATCAATGCCCCGccccttcccattggctgctggggcagaGAGATCCGTCATTATTCTATCAATGCCCCGCCCCTtcccttcccattggctgctggggcagaGAGATCCCTCATTATTCTATCAATGCCCCGccccttcccattggctgctggggcagaGAGATCCGTCATTATTATATCAATGCCCCGccccttcccattggctgctggggcagaGAGATCCCTCATTATTATATCAATGCCCCGccccttcccattggctgctggggcagaGAGATCCGTCATTATTATATCaatgccccttcccttcccattggctgctggggcagaGAGATCCGTCATTATTATATCAATGCCCCGCCCCTtcccttcccattggctgctggggcagaGAGATCCGTCATTATTATATCAATGTCCCGCCCCTTCCctttggctgctggggcagaGAGATCCGTCATTATTATACTAA